TGATCGAGCGGCGACAACAACAAGGATTCAAAGTGCTCCAAAAGATCGATGCATGCTGACTTTATGTCTCTTAAATGAAAACCAGAGCGAAGCGAGGACTCTTTGAGCTGCTTGGCAATCAATTCGAGGGTCTGGCGATTTTTAATCAAATAGTCTTGTTTGGTCATGCTAGATTCCTTTTTTCAGGTGAGACGTATGACTCCTGATCAGTTGGCATGGGATAAACCCGACCCCAGTGAACTGAGTTCCAAAGTCTTTCGTGCCCGTAATATAGAACCATTTTTGCGATAGCTTCAAGACCTCCCACTGCAAGTGCGGCATGAAGGTCTTGGGTAAATATATAGACCAATAGGCCTGTAGCAAGGGTTGCAATGATGCGCCAGGAGCAAGTTTTGAGCAGCGACCTTTTGAGTGTTTCTTGACTCATGACAGTGAACCTCCTGATAGAAGCAGTCGTCTCAACCGTTGTAGGTCATTTTCAGACCATTCGCGCCAGAGAACACCTTCGGAATAATCTAATAGCTCACGGCGATTGGTGACTACAGGAATGTTGCTTTTAGAAATCTGTTTCAGCCACCACAAATCAATTTCTGGAGACCCTGGCAGAGGACTGTTATCTATTAACAGCGTATTGGATTCCTGAATGAGACTTTTGAACAACTCAGAGTTTTGGCTATCGATAAAGTGCCATACAAGCTCGCGCTGGGACTTTGGGAGTTCTATAGGAAATTCAAAGCGTCCAGCGGCAACCGTGGCATATGTTTGCTCATCTACCAGCAAGAAACTACCGAGGAGACGGGATGATTCGTAAGAACTAGCTCCAATTGTCGCTTGGCTTTCAATCACACATTGGCCAATATCATTTAGGCTTAGTCCTCTGGTTGCCTGAGTTTGGAGTGTGCTGAGATTCAACTTACTAAGAAGTTTGCTCAACCTAACCTTGAAGTAGCGACTGCGGTGTTTGAGCAGGTAGGTGCGACCTTCCTGGGCTTCATGGGCTGCAAACCAAACCAATGAGCTTTGCCAAGCGTAACTCTCTTGAATGGGGTTGTCTACATGGCTGATAATGGAGCCAGCTTGGATATCTAGGTTCTCTTCTAGCTCCACTAGAATCGATTGTCCTTCGCGAGCTTCTCCCTGTCGCTGATTCCCGCGATAGATAGCCTTGATGCGGCTGCGGCCATCTTCGGGGAAGACTTCAATAAAATCACCCTCCCGCAGAGTCCCATCAGTAACTTTGCCAGCGAAGCCACGAAAGTCCTGATGGGGGCGGATGACGTATTGAACGGCGAGATGTCCGTGGCTATCACGACTTGGGCTGACATCGAGAGTTTCCAGATGTTCCAGCAGCGAAGGGCCACGATACCAGGGCATTGCTGTCGATTGCTTGGTAATGTTATCACCCTTTAAGGCACTCATGGGAAGCGCGAGACTTTCTGCAAATCCTAATTTTTGTGCCATGGCTAAAACTTGCTGCTCAATCTCAAGGTAGCGGTCTTCATCATAGGCGATACTATCCATCTTGTTGATGGCGAAGATCACGAGCGGAATTTTGAGAAGGTGGCTGATAGCAGTGTGGCGTTTGGTTTGCTCAGTAGGGCCCTGGCGGGCATCGACAAGTATGATCGCCAAATCAGCTGTGGACGCTCCTGTTGCCATGTTTCTTGTGTACTGCTCGTGACCGGGTGTATCGGCAAGGATAAATTTACGGCGAGGGCTAGCAAAATACTTGTAGGCCACATCGATGGTGATACCCTGTTCTCGCTCAGATTTGAGTCCGTCGGTAAGAGCAGCAAAGTTGAGGTCGCCTTGACCCTGAGTCGAGAGCTGATGCATTTGATCAGTCATGATTGATTGGCAATCGTGAAGGAGGCGTCCTATCAGTGTAGATTTGCCGTCATCAACACTACCAGCTGTGGATATTCGTAGAAGATTCTTCATTAGAAATAACCCTCCCGTTTCTTTTTTTCCATGGATGCTTCACCATCATAGTCGATGATGCGGGTGACTCTCTCAGAAGTTTGCGCCTCCACAGTTTCACGGATGATATCATCAAGTGTTCGTGCTGTTGAGGGCACTGCTCCAGTACAAGGTGCGCAACCCAGGGTTCTATAGCGGCTTGGAACGGGCACTGCATCCGGGTGATTGCCTAAACGGCCTACTGCAGGGATCAATTGACCCTGTTTTGAAATCATTGGTCGTGAAGCAGAGAAATAAAGTGGCACTATAGGAATGTTTTCCCGTTTAATATACAGCCAGATATCAAGTTCGGTCCAGTTAGAAAGAGGAAAGACTCTTAGACTTTCTCCGGGGTGAATCAGAGTATTAAAGCTATCCCATAGTTCTGGACGCTGATTTTTGGGGTCCCACTGTCCATGTTGATCGCGAAACGAGAAGAATCGCTCTTTCGCTCTCGACTTCTCTTCATCACGGCGGGCTCCACCTAGAGCAGCGTCGACCTCGTAGAGTTTAAGGGCGTCAAGCAAAGCCTTAGTCTTGAGCAGGCCACAGCAACGAAGGGTTCCTAATTTGCTGGGATGGGCCTCGTCTTTTATAGCTTCTTCATTGCGATAGACTTTGAGGTCCACATCATAATGATCTTTTATCCGATCACGAAATGCGATCATTTCTGGGAATTTGTAACCCGTATCAATATGAAGCAAGGAGAATGGAATGCGACCTGGTGCAAATGCTTTACTAGCAAGGTGAAGCAGTGCAGAAGAGTCTTTTCCCACTGAATACAGCATGATCGGTCTTTCGAACTGACTGGCGACTTCACGGATCACGTAGATCGCTTCGTCTTCCAGATCGTTAAGATGTTTTTCATTCAGGTGCATCTTCCTGCCTCCTATGGTTATGCAGACCACATTCCTTTTTTCTGCTTTTCTCCCACCACCAACGTCCAGATCGAAAGTCTTCTCCGGGACTAATGGCACGGGAGCACGGCTGGCAACCAATGCTGGGGTATCCTTGTTTATGAAGTCTGTTAAATGGTACTTGGTGGGAGTCGATGTAATCCCAAAGATCTTGCCAGCGCCAATTTTTGAGCGGATTGATTCGAACTCGGTTGTAACCATCGTCTTCGAAAAACGCAAGTGTTGAGCGATATGAAGACTGCTCTGCCCTTAAACCGGCAAACCAAGCATGTTGCTGATCAAGAGCTCTAGCAAGAGGCCTCACCTTACGTACATGGCAGCAAGCTGTTCGAGCCTCAACAGACTGGTAGAAACCGTTGATTCCGTAACCCGCTACATAACGGCTAAGTTCGTCAGGCTCAGGATGAATGCTTCGAAAGCGGTTGCCATAGCGTTTTTCAGCGTCTTCTATAAGCTGATACGTTTCTATGGGGAGTCGCCCCGTATCGATATAAAAAATATCGATACTGTAGTCCTTCAGCATGTGAAGCAAAACCATATCCTCTAGCCCAAAACTTGATGCAAAAGACAAGCGATCCCCGAATCGTTTGATCCCATGATCAATGATGTCCTGGCTAGACCATCGGTGGGCTTCTTGGTTTAATTTATCGAGATTTAAGGATCGTATCATTCTAAGCCCTCCTCGATTGGTTTAAGGTTAGCCAAGCCGACACGATCCACAAAATCACCAAAATCTTCGGTGGGCTCTCCCTGCTTAGACCACTGGGAAAAGGCAAAATCAAGATACCTATATATATCGTCGAGCTTGAGTTTATCGCCTATTTTCTTGGCTAGCCGTGTTCCCTCTTGGCTGCCACCTAAAAATAAAGCGTATTTGCCAGGTAATTGACCCACGAGGCCGATCTCAGCAGCATAGGGACGAGCACAACCGTTTGGGCAACCTGTGATACGAACGGTTGGTGCTCGTCGCCCTTGCCGATGTTTGTCAAATAGCTCTTGGATGCTAGAGAAGGTTGCTTCGCCAACTCTCTCACTTTCGGCTAGTGCCTTCACGCAGGTTGGCAGAGCAACACATGTCACGGCTCGATCAAAGATTCGGTTTGGGGAAAAAGGGCTAATGCCATTCTGATCCAAAATCGTTTCCACTTCGATTTGCTTTTCGGGATCGATTCCCTCCAGAATCAGATCTTGTTCAGCTGTGATTTGCACTTGTGTAACGTAGTGATCGATTATCTGGCGAAGAGCCGATTTCAGCTTGCGGTTTGGCTGATCTATAATGCGACCAGAAAGTAGATGCAAGCCCAAAGCTTTTTTGCCATTGGCTTGATCAAACCAACCCAAAGGCGATCTAGTCTTCCAGGGAGCAAGGGGGCGATCTTCAAAGTCGACACCGGCGCGACTGCTTACCTCATGGCGAAACCAATCGACTCCTCGATGAGCAATGGTGTATTTGAGCCGAGCTTGGGAACGGTCCTCACGATTGCCGAAATCCCTTTGGGTCGTGACAATGGCTTCACTAATAGGGATAAGTTCTTTTTTAGGAATCCAGCCTAGATGATCAGCGAGCCTGGGAAAAGTCGCTTCGTTATTATGGGATGTGCCCATGCCGCCGCCAGCAAATATATGGTAGCCATCGATCACTCCACCATCGTTGAAAGTAGCGACGATGGCGAAGTCGTGAGTATAGATGTCGACACTGTTGTCACCTTCCGCACTTACAGCAATTTTAAACTTTCGGGGCAAATATCGGTCGCCATAGATCGTTTCTTGTTCATCGACGCGCACCGACTCACCATCGAGAAAGATATCGAAGTACGCCTGACTTCTAACTTCGAAGTGTTGCGAGATGAGTTCGGCCACATGATCAAGCTGCGCAAGCTTCGGGTCTCCCCAAGGGTTGACTGCCTGAGTTACATTGCGAACAACATCGCCACAGGCACCTGTGGTAGTTTGAAGTGATTGGTGAATCTTCTTGATGGAGTCTTCCACTTGAGATTTTAGAACACCATGTAATTGAATACTTTGTCTGGTGGTAAGCCTAATTCCGCCGCTGGAATATGCGCTTGCTAGATCGTCCCATACCCTCCAGCTTTCGGGGCTGAGACGCCCTCCCGGGATTCGGCCCCGAATCATCAAAGTAAAGGGTTTAGGGCCAAGCTTGCGCTCTGCTGGTGCGCGGCGATCTCGGTCTTTCTGCTGATACATGCCATGAAATTTAAGCAATTGCTCAGAATCATTGGTAAAGCGCTTGGCTTCGGGATCCTTAAGTTCTTCTTTGATTTTGCCTCGCAAGCCATGTGAACTTTGCTTGAGGCGTTCAATTTTGGTTAACTCTTGGCTCATTGTAGTCTCCTATGGGTGTCGTTAAGCTTTCATGCGTTGATCGGGGCTAATGAATGGAGTTAGAGTGATCGCTCCCTCAACCTGCTGGCTGGCTTGCCATTGAAGGAATAGATCAACTGTTGGTCCGATATAAATAATTCCAGGGCCGTCGATTGCCTTGGGCATACCATACGATATGACATCCTCTAATGTTCTCACTTGCGCGTGGGGTTGCATCTTAGAATCTGACTCCACCATGGCCATAGGAGTCGTCCGAGATAGTCCGTGCTCAATCAGTTTTTCTGCAATAAGAGAAGTTTTTCGAGAGCCCATAAAGATGACTAGGGTTCCTTCGAACTGTGCCAGCTGCTGCCAGTCTTTTGAGTCTTGGCCCAAGGTATGGCCCTCGATAACCATGACCTTTCGCACCATCTCCCGATGGGTGAGGGGCAGAGCTATGGAGCTGGCAACACCGTTTAAAGAGCTAAGACCAGGGACGATCTCACATGGAATTTGAGCTTTGAGGCAGGCTGTGAGTTCTTCGCCCCCACGACCAAAAATGAATGGATCGCCACCTTTGAGTCGAACCACATGCTGGCCTTTTTTAGCCCAGCGAACTAAGAGGTCCTCGATCTCCCGTTGAGGAACTGTGTGGTGAGAGCAGCGCTTACCAACATGGAATCGAGGGATTCCAGTTGGGATGACGGAAAGAAAATCTTCGCTTAATAAAGCGTCGTAGAAAACAACATCAGCTTGTTGAAGAGTGCGATAAGCCCTCATCGTAAGTAAATCGGGATGACCTGGGCCTGCCCCAACGAGGCTCACCTTGCCATAAGTCATAGCATGCTCCTTAAATCGCATGTCTTGACATGCGAAGTCCTGATGCTTGTCAAGACCACGGCAGTTAAACGCTAATAATATGGCGTAAAGAACTCTGGGTCTGAGTCGCGATCAATAATATTAAGTTGTTGAAATAAAGGGAAAAAAAGTTGCGGTTAGCAACAACAAGAAAGGCAACAGAGGCAGGGTAGCAAAGAAGCGAAGCTAAAAGGCTGTTCGGTCAAAGTCGATTTATAATGCTGTCTTCTCATAAGGTCACCTATTGATACAAGGATGAACTGACACTACACTTTTCCACTATCCTGCCCTAGAAGTCAATGGCAAAACAGCGTCATGCTCTTGGAACCCACACAAAAGGCAGTGTTTCAAAGAACACCTTACCTTCGGTAAGAAAGGGTAAAGCCTTGAGTTGTTTATTTAAGGCTGGGTAATGACGAGTCATTTCCCGTGCCAATTAAGGCTTTTCTGGGGGCCACCGATATTCAGGCTGAGGACAAATGACCACATTTTAGAGGGCACCATGGGTATCCGGTCTGGGTTTTCCATCGTCGAGCTGTTGGTCGCTATCGCCTTCGCAATCGCGACCACCTATTTTGCTATTGATAACATTCTCGTCGTTCGGGACTTGGCCCGCTTAACAGAAAATAAAGTTGTGGTGTCCGAGATCGAGGAAAGCCTGCGATCCACCTTGTCTTCTCGGAAGAAATTTACGGCAACGATCAATCGTAACCCAAGACTAAAAACCTGCATGATTGAAGATGCTAAACTTTGCTCAGCCACTCCCATGAGTCTTGAACTTTGGGCTTCGAACCAGCATCAGATTCCATTGCGATATTTTATCGATGGTAAAACCTGTGACAATGATCGCTGTCCGTTAGAAGTGGAGCTGCTGGCGAGAGGGCTCTGTGCAGATGCAGGCCGCTGTGATAAGGCAGCGACAATATTGGTTGATTACGCCATTTTTGCAGATGGCGCCGTTCTACGCCGAGGTAGTATAAAGCGAAATATTTCGACGCCTCCAAGCTCTGATACAAATCAAGTTTGTCCCACCGGGGCAGATGATCAAAAAAACCTAGCTAGTGACGTGCGGGGTGGACGATTGCGCTGCGTTCCAGCGCCGCAATTACAGAGATCAATT
This Pseudobacteriovorax antillogorgiicola DNA region includes the following protein-coding sequences:
- a CDS encoding DUF2061 domain-containing protein gives rise to the protein MSQETLKRSLLKTCSWRIIATLATGLLVYIFTQDLHAALAVGGLEAIAKMVLYYGHERLWNSVHWGRVYPMPTDQESYVSPEKRNLA
- a CDS encoding sulfate adenylyltransferase subunit 1 encodes the protein MKNLLRISTAGSVDDGKSTLIGRLLHDCQSIMTDQMHQLSTQGQGDLNFAALTDGLKSEREQGITIDVAYKYFASPRRKFILADTPGHEQYTRNMATGASTADLAIILVDARQGPTEQTKRHTAISHLLKIPLVIFAINKMDSIAYDEDRYLEIEQQVLAMAQKLGFAESLALPMSALKGDNITKQSTAMPWYRGPSLLEHLETLDVSPSRDSHGHLAVQYVIRPHQDFRGFAGKVTDGTLREGDFIEVFPEDGRSRIKAIYRGNQRQGEAREGQSILVELEENLDIQAGSIISHVDNPIQESYAWQSSLVWFAAHEAQEGRTYLLKHRSRYFKVRLSKLLSKLNLSTLQTQATRGLSLNDIGQCVIESQATIGASSYESSRLLGSFLLVDEQTYATVAAGRFEFPIELPKSQRELVWHFIDSQNSELFKSLIQESNTLLIDNSPLPGSPEIDLWWLKQISKSNIPVVTNRRELLDYSEGVLWREWSENDLQRLRRLLLSGGSLS
- the cysD gene encoding sulfate adenylyltransferase subunit CysD, with the translated sequence MHLNEKHLNDLEDEAIYVIREVASQFERPIMLYSVGKDSSALLHLASKAFAPGRIPFSLLHIDTGYKFPEMIAFRDRIKDHYDVDLKVYRNEEAIKDEAHPSKLGTLRCCGLLKTKALLDALKLYEVDAALGGARRDEEKSRAKERFFSFRDQHGQWDPKNQRPELWDSFNTLIHPGESLRVFPLSNWTELDIWLYIKRENIPIVPLYFSASRPMISKQGQLIPAVGRLGNHPDAVPVPSRYRTLGCAPCTGAVPSTARTLDDIIRETVEAQTSERVTRIIDYDGEASMEKKKREGYF
- a CDS encoding phosphoadenylyl-sulfate reductase codes for the protein MIRSLNLDKLNQEAHRWSSQDIIDHGIKRFGDRLSFASSFGLEDMVLLHMLKDYSIDIFYIDTGRLPIETYQLIEDAEKRYGNRFRSIHPEPDELSRYVAGYGINGFYQSVEARTACCHVRKVRPLARALDQQHAWFAGLRAEQSSYRSTLAFFEDDGYNRVRINPLKNWRWQDLWDYIDSHQVPFNRLHKQGYPSIGCQPCSRAISPGEDFRSGRWWWEKSRKKECGLHNHRRQEDAPE
- a CDS encoding NADPH-dependent assimilatory sulfite reductase hemoprotein subunit, with product MSQELTKIERLKQSSHGLRGKIKEELKDPEAKRFTNDSEQLLKFHGMYQQKDRDRRAPAERKLGPKPFTLMIRGRIPGGRLSPESWRVWDDLASAYSSGGIRLTTRQSIQLHGVLKSQVEDSIKKIHQSLQTTTGACGDVVRNVTQAVNPWGDPKLAQLDHVAELISQHFEVRSQAYFDIFLDGESVRVDEQETIYGDRYLPRKFKIAVSAEGDNSVDIYTHDFAIVATFNDGGVIDGYHIFAGGGMGTSHNNEATFPRLADHLGWIPKKELIPISEAIVTTQRDFGNREDRSQARLKYTIAHRGVDWFRHEVSSRAGVDFEDRPLAPWKTRSPLGWFDQANGKKALGLHLLSGRIIDQPNRKLKSALRQIIDHYVTQVQITAEQDLILEGIDPEKQIEVETILDQNGISPFSPNRIFDRAVTCVALPTCVKALAESERVGEATFSSIQELFDKHRQGRRAPTVRITGCPNGCARPYAAEIGLVGQLPGKYALFLGGSQEGTRLAKKIGDKLKLDDIYRYLDFAFSQWSKQGEPTEDFGDFVDRVGLANLKPIEEGLE
- the cobA gene encoding uroporphyrinogen-III C-methyltransferase, which codes for MTYGKVSLVGAGPGHPDLLTMRAYRTLQQADVVFYDALLSEDFLSVIPTGIPRFHVGKRCSHHTVPQREIEDLLVRWAKKGQHVVRLKGGDPFIFGRGGEELTACLKAQIPCEIVPGLSSLNGVASSIALPLTHREMVRKVMVIEGHTLGQDSKDWQQLAQFEGTLVIFMGSRKTSLIAEKLIEHGLSRTTPMAMVESDSKMQPHAQVRTLEDVISYGMPKAIDGPGIIYIGPTVDLFLQWQASQQVEGAITLTPFISPDQRMKA
- a CDS encoding type II secretion system protein, whose product is MGIRSGFSIVELLVAIAFAIATTYFAIDNILVVRDLARLTENKVVVSEIEESLRSTLSSRKKFTATINRNPRLKTCMIEDAKLCSATPMSLELWASNQHQIPLRYFIDGKTCDNDRCPLEVELLARGLCADAGRCDKAATILVDYAIFADGAVLRRGSIKRNISTPPSSDTNQVCPTGADDQKNLASDVRGGRLRCVPAPQLQRSITGVMPGDCLLGKQLLVGFSSEGDPLCQDIKFRGNP